From one Coffea eugenioides isolate CCC68of chromosome 11, Ceug_1.0, whole genome shotgun sequence genomic stretch:
- the LOC113752149 gene encoding uncharacterized protein LOC113752149 produces the protein MAEVKQGKYLGLPMVISRTKEQLFGYIRDNIKRRLESWKNKLLSPTGKEVMLKVVTMAMPTYVMSCFKLPRKLLKYINSAMANYWWGEMNGKNKIHWISWKRMAEDRQEGGLGFMDLEAFNKALLGKQVWRVITKPNLLVSKVLKAKYFPKESIFTCKAQGNASWFWKGIMEVRGTVGEGVRRRIGNGRGTKIWEH, from the coding sequence ATGGCAGAGGTGAAGCAAGGGAAATATCTGGGCCTTCCTATGGTTATATCAAGAACAAAGGAGCAACTTTTTGGATACATAAGAGATAATATCAAGCGAAGACTGGAAAGTTGGAAGAATAAATTGCTAAGTCCTACTGGAAAGGAAGTCATGCTCAAAGTAGTTACGATGGCCATGCCAACCTATGTTATGTCTTGTTTCAAATTGCCTAGGAAACTCCTCAAGTATATCAACTCAGCTATGGCCAACTACTGGTGGGGTGAAATGAATGGCAAAAACAAGATTCACTGGATATCTTGGAAAAGGATGGCTGAGGACCGACAGGAAGGTGGTTTGGGATTTATGGATCTAGAAGCTTTCAACAAAGCTCTACTAGGAAAACAGGTTTGGAGAGTAATCACCAAACCCAATCTCCTAGTTAGTAAAGTTTTGAAAGCCAAGTACTTCCCCAAGGAGTCAATCTTCACTTGTAAAGCTCAGGGTAATGCTTCATGGTTTTGGAAAGGAATAATGGAAGTCAGAGGGACAGTGGGAGAAGGAGTAAGGAGAAGAATTGGAAATGGTAGAGGCACAAAGATATGGGAGCATTAA